One genomic segment of Nevskia ramosa DSM 11499 includes these proteins:
- a CDS encoding type II secretion system F family protein, whose protein sequence is MAVASTLVKDATFAWEGRDRKGTMVKGESDGPSEAHIKLQLRKQGINPIRVRKKSALFGKRKKPIKGQDIAVFSRQLATMMSAGVPLVQSLEIVGRGHANPSMGEMVLGIKGTIEGGATLAESLAKYPRHFDDLFVNLVDAGERSGALETLLDKIATYKEKTESLKKKVKKAMTYPAAVIVVAVIVTTILLYFVVPQFAALFKGFGADLPALTQMVVSMSEFIQADWWVVLLIILGTFFGLREAHIRSPKVRRFTDRLLLKLPVVGDILYKSAVARYARTLSTMFAAGVPLVEAMDSVAKAAGNIVFTEAIMQMRDQVSTGQQLQLTMQQTGLFPAMAVQMVAIGEESGSLDHMCAKLADFYEEEVDALVDNLTALLEPMIMVVLGVLVGGLVVAMYLPIFKIGAAI, encoded by the coding sequence ATGGCCGTAGCCAGCACTTTGGTGAAGGACGCAACGTTTGCGTGGGAAGGCCGTGACCGCAAGGGCACGATGGTCAAGGGCGAGTCCGACGGCCCGAGCGAAGCCCACATCAAGCTGCAGTTGCGCAAGCAGGGCATCAATCCGATCCGGGTGCGGAAGAAGTCGGCGCTGTTCGGCAAGCGCAAGAAGCCGATCAAGGGCCAGGACATCGCCGTGTTCAGCCGCCAGCTGGCAACGATGATGTCGGCCGGCGTGCCGCTGGTGCAGTCACTGGAAATCGTCGGCCGCGGCCACGCCAATCCTTCGATGGGGGAAATGGTGCTCGGCATCAAGGGCACCATCGAAGGCGGCGCGACGCTGGCCGAATCGCTGGCCAAGTACCCGCGTCATTTCGACGATCTGTTCGTCAATCTGGTCGACGCCGGCGAGCGCTCCGGCGCGCTGGAAACGCTGCTCGACAAGATCGCCACCTACAAGGAAAAGACCGAGTCGCTGAAGAAGAAGGTCAAGAAGGCAATGACCTATCCGGCGGCGGTGATCGTCGTCGCGGTGATCGTCACCACCATCCTCCTGTACTTCGTGGTCCCCCAGTTCGCGGCGCTGTTCAAGGGTTTTGGCGCAGATCTGCCTGCACTCACACAAATGGTGGTCTCGATGTCCGAGTTCATCCAGGCCGACTGGTGGGTGGTTCTGCTGATCATCCTCGGGACCTTCTTCGGTCTGCGTGAAGCACATATCCGCTCGCCCAAGGTTCGTCGCTTCACCGATCGTCTGCTGCTGAAACTGCCGGTGGTCGGCGATATCCTCTACAAGTCTGCCGTGGCCCGGTACGCGCGCACCCTGTCGACGATGTTCGCCGCCGGCGTACCGCTGGTCGAAGCGATGGATTCGGTCGCCAAGGCTGCCGGCAACATCGTGTTCACCGAAGCGATCATGCAGATGCGCGATCAAGTGTCGACCGGTCAGCAACTGCAGCTGACGATGCAGCAGACCGGCCTGTTCCCGGCGATGGCCGTGCAGATGGTCGCCATCGGCGAGGAATCCGGCTCGCTCGATCACATGTGCGCAAAGCTCGCGGACTTCTACGAGGAAGAAGTCGACGCCCTGGTCGACAATCTCACCGCGCTGCTCGAGCCCATGATCATGGTCGTGCTCGGCGTTCTGGTCGGCGGTCTGGTCGTCGCCATGTACCTGCCGATCTTCAAGATCGGTGCGGCGATCTGA
- a CDS encoding aromatic-ring-hydroxylating dioxygenase subunit beta has translation MTGISFEDWLALNQLYSDYAIAVDSGRWDSWPEFFIEDCSYRLQPRENYDRGFPLATLSFESKGMLKDRVYGIQETLFHDPYYQRHVVGTPMIRKLEAGRIHAEANYAVFRTKLSGLSTVYNVGRYIDEIVRTDEGFRFASRLAVYDSEMIPNSIIYPI, from the coding sequence GTGACTGGAATCTCTTTCGAGGATTGGCTGGCGCTGAACCAGCTCTATTCCGATTACGCGATCGCCGTCGATTCCGGCCGCTGGGACAGCTGGCCGGAGTTCTTCATCGAGGATTGCAGCTACCGCCTGCAGCCGCGCGAGAACTACGATCGCGGCTTTCCGCTGGCCACCTTGAGCTTCGAAAGCAAGGGCATGCTCAAGGATCGCGTCTACGGCATCCAGGAAACGCTCTTCCACGACCCCTACTATCAGCGCCACGTGGTCGGCACGCCGATGATCCGCAAGCTCGAAGCCGGGCGCATCCACGCCGAAGCGAACTACGCGGTGTTCCGCACCAAGTTGTCGGGACTGAGCACGGTCTACAACGTTGGCCGTTACATCGACGAGATCGTGCGCACCGATGAAGGTTTCAGGTTTGCCTCAAGGCTGGCGGTCTATGACAGCGAGATGATTCCGAACTCGATCATCTATCCGATCTGA
- a CDS encoding aromatic ring-hydroxylating dioxygenase subunit alpha gives MNAPHLETPPIPLSALRWERGTSRIPFAAYNDPELHKRELQRFFYDKHWCYVGLEAEIPKPGDFKRTNVGERSVLLVRAMDGAIHVVENACAHRGVAFCRERHGNREAFVCPYHQWNYALDGRLRGVPMRHGVKRDGVVQGGMPADFNLADHGLTRLKVAVRGGVVFASFDHEVESFEDFVGPDVLRYFDRLFDGRKLHILGYNRQRIPGNWKLMQENIKDPYHPGLLHTWFVTFGLWRADNKSQMVMDAKGRHAAMISTRGNAGAVSEVSRVSSFKQTMNLHDPRFLDIVPEPWWNGPTAVMTTLFPSVILQQQVNSVSTRQIIPDGHGHFDFVWTHFGFEDDTPEMTQRRLRQANLFGPAGFVSADDGEVIEFSQETFEAKPGHRTLVELGGREVENTDHMVTETLIRGMYRYWREVMES, from the coding sequence ATGAACGCGCCCCATCTGGAAACACCACCGATTCCGTTGTCGGCCCTGCGATGGGAGCGCGGCACCAGCCGCATCCCATTCGCCGCCTATAACGATCCCGAACTCCACAAGCGGGAATTGCAGCGCTTCTTCTATGACAAGCACTGGTGCTATGTCGGCCTCGAAGCGGAGATCCCCAAGCCGGGGGACTTCAAGCGCACCAATGTCGGCGAGCGCTCGGTGCTGCTGGTGCGGGCGATGGATGGCGCGATTCATGTCGTCGAGAACGCCTGCGCGCATCGCGGCGTGGCATTCTGCCGCGAGCGGCATGGCAATCGCGAAGCCTTCGTCTGCCCGTATCACCAGTGGAATTACGCGCTCGACGGCCGCCTGCGCGGCGTGCCGATGCGTCATGGCGTCAAGCGTGATGGCGTGGTGCAGGGCGGCATGCCGGCGGATTTCAATCTCGCCGATCACGGCCTGACCAGGCTCAAGGTCGCAGTACGCGGTGGCGTGGTGTTCGCGTCCTTCGATCACGAAGTGGAGTCTTTCGAGGACTTCGTCGGTCCTGATGTCCTGCGCTACTTCGATCGCCTGTTTGATGGCCGCAAGCTGCACATCCTCGGCTACAACCGCCAGCGCATTCCGGGCAACTGGAAGCTGATGCAGGAAAACATCAAGGACCCGTACCACCCGGGCCTGCTGCACACCTGGTTCGTGACCTTCGGTCTCTGGCGTGCCGACAACAAGTCGCAGATGGTGATGGACGCCAAAGGCCGCCACGCGGCGATGATCTCGACGCGCGGCAATGCCGGTGCGGTGTCCGAGGTCTCGCGGGTGTCCAGCTTCAAGCAGACGATGAACCTGCATGATCCGCGCTTTCTCGACATCGTCCCGGAGCCCTGGTGGAACGGGCCGACGGCGGTGATGACCACGCTGTTTCCGAGCGTGATCCTGCAGCAGCAGGTCAACAGTGTCTCGACGCGGCAGATCATCCCTGATGGCCACGGCCACTTCGATTTCGTCTGGACGCACTTCGGCTTCGAGGACGACACGCCGGAAATGACCCAGCGGCGCCTGCGCCAGGCCAATCTGTTCGGGCCGGCCGGTTTCGTGTCGGCGGACGATGGCGAAGTGATCGAGTTCTCGCAGGAAACCTTCGAGGCCAAGCCGGGCCATCGCACGCTGGTCGAGCTGGGCGGGCGCGAAGTGGAGAACACGGATCACATGGTCACCGAAACCCTGATCCGCGGCATGTACCGCTACTGGCGCGAGGTCATGGAGTCGTGA
- a CDS encoding alpha/beta fold hydrolase: MATYVLIHGAWHGGWCWREVANSLRAQGHTVFTPTLTGNGQSRHLGNERITLETHARDVLGVIETEELSDVILVGHSYGGMVITAAADRAASKIRHLVYLDAFVPEHGECLADCIRHNLPPELAAIFIGHFFQAKDNGGLVPPIPGALFGQTPATTEWMERQCNPQALATFQLPVLLDGAADALPRSYIVADGWQPSPFQQQAAAISGKPGWTLHRLPGGHCLMMDLPAELSALLAQLA; this comes from the coding sequence ATGGCCACTTATGTCCTGATTCATGGTGCCTGGCACGGCGGCTGGTGCTGGCGCGAGGTTGCGAATTCCTTGCGCGCCCAGGGCCATACGGTGTTCACGCCGACCCTGACCGGCAACGGCCAGAGCCGGCACCTCGGCAACGAGCGCATCACTCTGGAAACCCATGCGCGCGACGTGCTCGGCGTCATCGAGACCGAAGAACTCAGCGACGTGATCCTGGTCGGTCATTCCTATGGCGGCATGGTGATCACCGCCGCGGCCGATCGCGCGGCGTCGAAGATCCGGCATCTGGTCTATCTCGATGCCTTCGTGCCCGAGCATGGTGAATGCCTGGCCGATTGCATACGCCACAACCTGCCGCCGGAGCTGGCGGCGATCTTCATCGGCCACTTCTTTCAGGCCAAGGACAACGGCGGCCTGGTCCCGCCGATTCCCGGCGCGCTGTTCGGCCAGACTCCGGCGACCACCGAATGGATGGAGCGACAGTGCAATCCCCAGGCGCTGGCCACCTTCCAGTTGCCGGTGCTGCTCGACGGAGCTGCCGATGCACTGCCGCGCAGCTATATCGTGGCCGATGGCTGGCAGCCAAGCCCGTTCCAGCAGCAGGCGGCGGCGATCAGCGGCAAGCCGGGCTGGACCTTGCATCGTCTGCCCGGCGGTCACTGCCTGATGATGGATCTGCCGGCCGAGTTGTCGGCGCTGCTCGCGCAGCTGGCTTGA
- a CDS encoding fumarylacetoacetate hydrolase family protein codes for MTYAVPAPVQRSLTIAGSGARFPVNRIFCVGRNYAAHAREMGRDPDREAPFFFMKPAQAAVDAAGPVTIPYPPRTKNFHHEIELVVAIAKGGADITVENALDHVYGYAVGLDMTRRDLQLDARDKGRPWEFGKSFAASAPIGAIARAADIGHPENAAIALTVNGQPRQASDIDKLIWSVAESIAQLSMYEALEPGDLIMTGTPEGVNPVLPGDLMLGTIAGLAGIDVRVAK; via the coding sequence ATGACTTACGCCGTTCCCGCACCTGTGCAACGCAGCCTGACGATCGCCGGCAGCGGTGCCCGCTTCCCGGTCAATCGCATCTTCTGCGTCGGTCGCAACTACGCCGCTCATGCCCGCGAGATGGGCCGCGATCCAGACCGCGAAGCGCCGTTCTTCTTCATGAAGCCGGCGCAGGCAGCGGTTGATGCCGCAGGCCCGGTGACGATTCCGTATCCACCGCGGACCAAGAATTTCCATCACGAGATCGAACTGGTCGTCGCCATTGCCAAGGGCGGCGCCGACATCACGGTCGAAAACGCGCTCGATCACGTCTACGGCTATGCCGTCGGCCTTGATATGACGCGCCGTGACCTGCAACTCGACGCCCGCGACAAGGGCCGGCCCTGGGAGTTCGGCAAGTCCTTTGCCGCTTCGGCGCCGATCGGCGCTATTGCCCGCGCGGCTGACATCGGCCATCCCGAAAACGCTGCGATTGCGCTGACCGTCAACGGCCAGCCGCGGCAGGCGTCGGACATCGACAAGCTGATCTGGTCGGTCGCCGAATCAATCGCCCAGCTATCGATGTACGAAGCACTGGAGCCCGGCGATCTGATCATGACCGGCACGCCGGAAGGCGTGAATCCGGTGCTGCCAGGCGATCTGATGCTCGGGACCATTGCCGGACTTGCCGGTATCGACGTGCGGGTTGCGAAGTAA
- the gtdA gene encoding gentisate 1,2-dioxygenase, which produces MSAQRRAYYDRIAAHGLTPLWEVLGALVPPSPRSPAQPALWRYAELRQYVMEAGEVITAEEAERRVLILENPGLRGQSCITQSLYAGLQLILPGEVAPAHRHTQSALRLVLDGEGAYTAVDGERTTMRRGDFIITPAWTFHDHGNLGDQPVVWLDGLDIPTVRFLDAGFAEKAATHTQSVARPEGDALARYGSNLLPMDYAPKPADPTRVFVYPHDKTRVSLQAIASAGAPDPHLGHKLRYVNPATGASPMPTIAAFTQWLPAGFETRGLRSTDGTIHVCLEGEGEAEIAGTTYRYAENDVFVVPSWHTLKLRASRDAMLFSFSDRPVQQALGLWREERL; this is translated from the coding sequence ATGTCCGCGCAACGCCGCGCCTATTACGACCGCATCGCCGCCCATGGCCTGACGCCGCTGTGGGAAGTGCTTGGCGCGCTGGTGCCGCCATCGCCGCGTTCGCCGGCACAGCCCGCACTCTGGCGCTACGCAGAACTGCGCCAATACGTGATGGAAGCCGGTGAAGTGATCACCGCCGAGGAAGCCGAGCGCCGCGTGCTGATCCTCGAGAATCCGGGCTTGCGCGGCCAGTCCTGCATCACCCAATCGCTGTACGCCGGCCTGCAATTGATCCTGCCAGGCGAGGTCGCGCCGGCGCATCGCCACACGCAATCGGCCCTGCGACTGGTGCTTGATGGCGAGGGCGCTTACACGGCGGTCGACGGCGAGCGCACGACGATGCGCCGCGGCGATTTCATCATCACGCCGGCCTGGACCTTTCACGATCACGGCAACCTCGGCGATCAACCGGTGGTCTGGCTCGATGGTCTGGACATTCCGACCGTGCGCTTTCTCGATGCCGGTTTCGCCGAGAAGGCGGCCACTCATACGCAGTCGGTCGCCCGTCCGGAAGGCGATGCGCTGGCGCGCTATGGCTCGAACCTGCTGCCGATGGATTACGCGCCGAAGCCGGCGGACCCGACGCGCGTCTTCGTCTATCCGCACGACAAGACTCGCGTCTCGTTGCAGGCGATTGCGTCGGCCGGCGCGCCTGATCCGCACCTTGGCCACAAGCTGCGCTACGTCAATCCGGCGACTGGTGCATCGCCGATGCCGACCATCGCCGCGTTCACGCAATGGCTGCCGGCTGGCTTCGAGACCCGAGGCCTGCGCAGTACCGACGGCACCATTCACGTCTGCCTGGAAGGCGAGGGCGAGGCCGAGATCGCAGGCACCACGTATCGCTACGCCGAGAACGATGTCTTCGTCGTGCCGTCCTGGCACACGCTGAAACTCCGCGCGAGCCGCGACGCGATGCTGTTCAGTTTTTCAGATCGTCCCGTGCAGCAAGCCTTGGGCTTGTGGCGCGAAGAACGTCTCTAA
- a CDS encoding LysR family transcriptional regulator — MELRDLDLNLLVVFRQLMLERRVSRAAESLGLTQPAVSNALARLRRLLGDELFLRSSRGMEPTPFAESLAEPISHALGLLHGAVNQRSEFEPATSERAFTIGMTDIGEIYFLPVLMEALSAAAPKLVISTVRNTAVNLRVAMESGQVDLALGLLPQLKGGFYQRRLFKQPYVCLMRHGHKLDKRAITAKEFSAAEHVVVVSEGTGHGKVDELLERNGITRRIRLTVPHFIAVGHILSRSDMIATVPLRFAETIAEPFGLVHVKHPATLPEIAISLFWHAKQHQDPANRWLRELLLKLYAQP, encoded by the coding sequence ATGGAACTTCGTGATCTCGATCTGAACCTGCTGGTGGTGTTTCGTCAGCTGATGCTCGAACGCCGCGTGTCGCGCGCGGCGGAGAGCCTGGGCCTTACGCAACCTGCAGTCAGCAACGCCCTGGCGCGGCTGCGCCGACTGCTGGGCGACGAACTGTTCCTGCGCAGTTCGCGCGGCATGGAGCCAACGCCGTTTGCGGAAAGTCTGGCCGAGCCGATCAGCCATGCGCTGGGGCTGTTGCACGGCGCGGTCAACCAGCGCAGCGAGTTCGAGCCGGCGACCAGCGAGCGCGCGTTCACGATCGGCATGACCGATATCGGAGAAATCTATTTCCTGCCGGTGCTGATGGAAGCGCTGTCAGCGGCAGCGCCGAAGCTGGTGATCAGCACGGTGCGCAATACTGCGGTGAACCTGCGAGTGGCGATGGAATCCGGTCAGGTCGATCTGGCGCTGGGTCTGCTGCCACAGCTGAAAGGCGGCTTCTACCAAAGGCGCCTGTTCAAGCAACCCTACGTCTGCCTGATGCGCCACGGCCACAAGCTCGACAAGCGGGCGATCACCGCGAAGGAGTTTTCAGCGGCCGAGCATGTCGTCGTGGTCTCGGAAGGCACCGGCCACGGCAAGGTCGACGAACTGCTGGAGCGCAATGGCATCACTCGCCGTATCCGGCTGACGGTGCCGCACTTCATCGCCGTCGGTCACATCCTGAGCCGCAGCGACATGATCGCGACCGTGCCGCTGCGCTTCGCGGAGACCATCGCGGAGCCGTTCGGCCTGGTACACGTCAAGCATCCAGCGACGCTGCCGGAGATCGCGATCAGTCTGTTCTGGCACGCCAAGCAGCATCAGGACCCGGCGAACCGCTGGCTGCGCGAACTGCTGCTGAAGCTGTATGCCCAGCCTTAG
- the trpC gene encoding indole-3-glycerol phosphate synthase TrpC has product MSDILETILARKRIEIAELQARIAIGNLERIALAQPSPRGFAAALSAKAAAGAGVIAEIKKASPSKGLIREDFNPGWLAEDYARGGAACLSVLTDEQFFQGHNDYLVEARQHTPLPVIRKDFLIDEIQIVEARAIGADCVLLIAAALEPARLGELARLAQDLEMDVLIEVHDRPERDAMLALDLPSNRTGPVLLGINNRNLRTFETRLETTIELLDGIPAGYDVITESGIGVPADVQKMLAAGVRRFLIGESLMRQPSPGDALRALIA; this is encoded by the coding sequence ATGAGCGACATCCTCGAAACCATCCTTGCCCGCAAGCGCATCGAGATCGCCGAGCTGCAGGCGCGCATCGCGATCGGCAATCTGGAACGCATCGCGCTGGCGCAACCGTCACCGCGCGGTTTTGCCGCGGCGCTGTCGGCGAAGGCCGCAGCCGGCGCTGGCGTGATCGCCGAGATCAAGAAGGCCAGCCCGTCGAAAGGCCTGATCCGCGAAGACTTCAATCCCGGCTGGCTGGCCGAAGATTACGCCCGCGGCGGCGCCGCTTGCCTGAGCGTGCTGACCGACGAGCAGTTCTTTCAGGGCCATAACGATTACCTCGTCGAGGCGCGCCAGCACACGCCGCTGCCGGTGATCCGCAAGGATTTCCTGATCGACGAGATCCAGATCGTCGAAGCCCGCGCGATCGGCGCCGACTGTGTGCTGCTGATCGCCGCAGCACTTGAACCGGCACGGCTCGGTGAACTTGCGCGGCTCGCGCAGGATCTGGAAATGGATGTGCTGATCGAAGTGCACGATCGCCCGGAACGCGATGCGATGCTGGCGCTCGATCTCCCAAGTAATCGAACTGGGCCGGTGCTGCTCGGCATCAACAACCGCAACCTGCGGACCTTCGAGACCCGGCTGGAAACGACCATCGAGCTTCTCGATGGCATTCCCGCCGGCTACGACGTGATCACCGAAAGCGGCATCGGTGTGCCAGCCGATGTGCAGAAAATGCTTGCTGCAGGCGTGCGCCGCTTCCTGATCGGCGAATCGCTGATGCGTCAGCCGAGCCCGGGCGATGCCTTGCGGGCACTTATCGCCTAA
- the trpD gene encoding anthranilate phosphoribosyltransferase, whose translation MEMTPQEALARTIEHREIFHDEMIALMRQIMRGDVSPVMTAAILTGLRVKKETVGEIAAAATVMREFALKVPTPGGAADAYLVDIVGTGGDGSNTFNISTASMFVAAAAGAKVAKHGNRSVSSKSGSADVLEALGADIDLSPEQVARCLSMTGIGFMYAPRHHPAMKNVAAVRREMGVRTIFNILGPLTNPASAPNILMGVFHPDLVGILVRVLQKLGVQRALVVWGRDGMDEISLGAATLVGELRDGQIREYDIHPEDYGLAMSASRNLKVDDAAHSKQRLLQALDNIAGQARDIVCLNAGAALYAAGVASSISDGIVRATAAIASGTARAKVDAYVAATRAAGSGT comes from the coding sequence CTGGAAATGACGCCACAGGAAGCGCTGGCGCGGACCATCGAGCACCGCGAAATCTTTCACGACGAGATGATCGCGCTGATGCGCCAGATCATGCGTGGCGACGTCTCGCCGGTGATGACGGCGGCGATCCTGACCGGCCTGCGGGTCAAGAAGGAAACCGTCGGCGAGATCGCTGCAGCCGCGACGGTGATGCGCGAGTTCGCGCTGAAAGTGCCGACGCCGGGCGGCGCGGCGGACGCGTACCTCGTCGACATCGTCGGCACCGGGGGCGACGGCTCGAATACCTTCAACATTTCCACAGCCTCGATGTTCGTCGCGGCGGCCGCAGGCGCGAAAGTCGCCAAGCACGGCAATCGCAGCGTGTCGTCGAAATCCGGCAGCGCCGATGTGCTCGAAGCGCTTGGCGCCGATATCGATCTGTCGCCGGAGCAAGTGGCGCGCTGCCTCAGCATGACCGGCATCGGCTTCATGTACGCGCCGCGCCATCATCCGGCGATGAAGAACGTCGCCGCCGTGCGTCGCGAAATGGGCGTGCGGACGATCTTCAACATCCTCGGCCCGCTGACCAATCCGGCCAGTGCGCCGAACATCCTGATGGGCGTGTTCCATCCGGATCTGGTCGGCATCCTGGTTCGCGTGCTGCAGAAGCTCGGCGTGCAGCGCGCGCTGGTGGTCTGGGGTCGCGATGGCATGGACGAGATTTCGCTCGGCGCCGCGACCCTGGTCGGCGAACTGCGCGATGGCCAGATTCGTGAGTACGACATTCATCCCGAGGACTATGGCCTGGCGATGTCGGCCAGCCGCAATCTGAAAGTCGACGACGCCGCGCACTCGAAGCAGCGGCTGCTGCAGGCGCTCGACAACATCGCCGGCCAGGCACGCGACATCGTCTGTCTCAATGCCGGTGCCGCGCTGTATGCCGCCGGCGTGGCCAGCTCGATCTCCGATGGCATCGTCCGCGCAACCGCGGCGATTGCCAGCGGTACCGCGCGTGCGAAGGTCGACGCCTATGTTGCGGCGACGCGCGCTGCTGGTTCCGGAACTTGA
- a CDS encoding anthranilate synthase component II, with amino-acid sequence MILMIDNYDSFTYNLVQYFGELGAEVAVHRNDQITVDEVAALKPSHIVLSPGPCTPNEAGICLELIERLGKPGTFPILGVCLGHQSIGQAFGGTVRRAASVMHGKTSPIHHLAGSVFRDLPSPFTATRYHSLIVDRGDFPAELEATAWTVKPDGTPDEIMGLRHKSLPIEGVQFHPESILTEHGHAMLKNFLDNWK; translated from the coding sequence ATGATCCTGATGATCGACAACTACGACTCCTTCACCTACAACCTCGTCCAGTATTTCGGCGAGCTCGGGGCGGAGGTTGCCGTGCACCGCAACGACCAGATCACGGTCGATGAGGTAGCCGCACTGAAACCCAGCCATATCGTCCTGTCACCGGGGCCGTGCACGCCGAACGAAGCCGGCATCTGCCTGGAACTGATCGAACGCCTCGGCAAGCCCGGCACCTTTCCGATCCTCGGCGTCTGCCTTGGCCATCAGTCGATCGGCCAGGCGTTCGGCGGCACCGTGCGCCGCGCCGCATCGGTGATGCATGGCAAGACCAGCCCGATCCACCACCTGGCCGGTTCGGTATTCCGTGATCTGCCGAGCCCGTTCACGGCCACGCGCTATCACTCGCTGATCGTCGATCGCGGCGATTTTCCGGCCGAACTGGAAGCCACCGCGTGGACGGTGAAGCCGGACGGCACGCCGGACGAGATCATGGGCCTGCGCCACAAGTCCTTGCCGATCGAAGGCGTGCAGTTCCATCCGGAATCGATCCTGACCGAGCACGGTCACGCGATGCTGAAGAACTTCCTGGATAACTGGAAATGA
- a CDS encoding trypsin-like serine peptidase, with protein sequence MLNKLNKIAVTATVIFGSMLTTAAHADTVYTVTSDAGIVAPLVTAESSGKGSAETGGIASFRGVDVGRRDAGAEFSARTYSTKEIAEFAAKYKTMIPAYARDQVQPESVIGADRRFRKYTTTYPERAIGQLTFSQAGSNYICTAWLIGKDTIATAGHCVHQGNGGVFSTNGKFYPGRNGASDPYGSCTVRQWRTNSTWISNGSDEYDYGSAKLNCTIGNTTGWFGWFWTTASLVGLPVEVSGYPGDTAAGTHYASVSDITVSETRKTRYPQDTAGGQSGSPVFERDRAAGACTGACANSIHAYGANGGNNSGTRITQTVSNFFTSSVSAP encoded by the coding sequence ATGCTGAACAAACTCAACAAGATTGCGGTCACCGCAACGGTGATCTTCGGTTCGATGCTGACCACTGCGGCACACGCGGACACGGTCTACACCGTGACCAGCGACGCCGGCATCGTGGCGCCGCTGGTCACTGCTGAAAGCTCTGGCAAGGGTTCCGCCGAGACTGGCGGCATCGCCAGCTTCCGCGGCGTGGATGTCGGCCGCCGCGATGCCGGAGCCGAGTTTTCGGCGCGCACCTACAGCACCAAGGAAATCGCCGAGTTCGCGGCCAAGTACAAGACCATGATCCCGGCTTATGCGCGTGACCAGGTGCAGCCCGAATCGGTGATCGGCGCCGATCGCCGCTTCCGCAAGTACACGACCACGTACCCCGAACGTGCGATTGGCCAGCTGACCTTCTCGCAGGCTGGCAGCAACTACATCTGCACCGCCTGGCTGATCGGCAAGGACACCATCGCCACTGCCGGCCATTGCGTGCACCAGGGCAATGGTGGCGTGTTCAGCACCAACGGCAAGTTCTATCCAGGCCGCAACGGCGCCTCGGACCCGTACGGCAGCTGCACGGTTCGCCAGTGGCGCACCAATTCCACCTGGATCAGCAACGGCTCCGACGAGTACGACTACGGCTCCGCGAAGCTGAATTGCACGATCGGCAATACCACTGGCTGGTTCGGCTGGTTCTGGACGACTGCGTCGCTGGTCGGCCTGCCAGTCGAAGTGTCGGGCTATCCGGGCGATACGGCGGCGGGCACGCACTACGCGTCGGTCAGCGACATCACCGTGTCCGAAACGCGCAAGACCCGCTATCCGCAGGACACGGCCGGTGGCCAGAGCGGCTCGCCGGTGTTCGAGCGTGACCGCGCGGCGGGAGCCTGCACCGGCGCCTGCGCCAACTCCATCCATGCCTATGGCGCGAATGGTGGCAACAACAGCGGTACCCGCATCACCCAGACGGTGTCCAACTTCTTCACGTCGTCGGTAAGCGCTCCGTAA
- a CDS encoding response regulator transcription factor, whose amino-acid sequence MPARIALIDDDAALREAVRAYLIDAGFEVEACDGVPAFRAAVAQRMPDVVISDLRMPGEDGLALLSWLRGFASTPVIMLTSVDGTTDRIVGLELGADDYLAKPCDMRELLARVRTQLRRLKNVSAQAVSPSSPAPVQQAPKHTWFGRWRLDRQRRRLIDADGRECPITGADYALLAVFADHPLVVLSRDKLIELAGIDADEVFDRAIDMRITRLRKKIEPVPGDPTVIKTVRGHGGGYEYVPVGEPQYGR is encoded by the coding sequence ATGCCCGCTCGTATCGCGCTGATCGACGACGACGCTGCCCTGCGCGAGGCCGTCCGCGCCTATCTGATCGATGCCGGCTTCGAGGTCGAAGCCTGTGACGGCGTGCCGGCCTTCCGCGCCGCAGTGGCTCAGCGCATGCCCGATGTGGTGATCTCCGATCTGCGCATGCCGGGCGAGGATGGCCTGGCGCTGCTCAGCTGGCTGCGCGGCTTCGCATCGACACCGGTGATCATGCTGACCAGCGTCGATGGCACCACCGACCGCATCGTCGGCCTGGAACTGGGTGCCGATGATTACCTTGCGAAACCCTGCGACATGCGCGAGCTGCTGGCGCGCGTGCGCACGCAACTCAGACGCTTGAAGAACGTGTCGGCGCAGGCGGTTTCTCCGTCGTCGCCAGCCCCCGTACAGCAAGCGCCGAAGCACACCTGGTTCGGGCGCTGGAGGCTGGACCGACAGCGTCGGCGCCTGATCGATGCCGATGGGCGGGAATGCCCGATCACCGGTGCGGACTACGCCCTGCTCGCGGTGTTCGCCGACCATCCGCTGGTGGTGCTGTCGCGCGACAAGCTGATCGAACTGGCCGGCATCGACGCAGACGAAGTCTTCGACCGCGCCATCGACATGCGCATCACGCGCCTGCGCAAGAAGATCGAGCCGGTGCCCGGCGATCCCACGGTGATCAAGACGGTACGCGGGCATGGCGGCGGCTATGAGTACGTGCCTGTTGGCGAGCCGCAGTACGGGCGCTAG